GAGAAGGCCACGACCCCCATCAGGAGCGGTGCCTGGTTGTTCGCCGCCTGGATGATCGTCCAGACAAGGAACAGCGCCGCGGCGACGATGGTCGCCAGGCCCGAGGTCTTGGCGAGCTTGCGTGCGTCCGTCCGCACCTGCCCGTCCGTCTTCAGCGCCACGAAGTACACGCCGTGGGTGAAGAACAGCAGCAGGGTCACCAGTCCGCCCAGGATGCCGTAGGGATTGAGCAGCGTGAACAGGCTGCCGACGTACTCGTGATCGGCATCCAGGGGCACGCCCTGCACGATGTTGGCGAACGCGACCCCCCAGAGGAAGGCGGGGACGGCGGAGCCGATGACGATCATGCGGTCGATGCCGCGCTTCCACTTCAGCGAGTCGCGCTGGTGGCGGTACTCGAACGACACGCCCCGGGCGATCAGGGCCAGCAGGATCAGCAGCAGCGGCAGGTAGAACCCGCTGAAGAGGGTGGCGTACCACTCGGGGAAGGAGGCGAACAGGGCCGCGCCCGCGACGATGACCCACGTCTCGTTGAGGTCCCACACGGGGCCGATGGT
This portion of the Microbacterium testaceum StLB037 genome encodes:
- the cydB gene encoding cytochrome d ubiquinol oxidase subunit II, with the protein product MDLAYLWFWIVGFLFIGYFVLDGFDFGVGMSLPFLGKDDIARRQIINTIGPVWDLNETWVIVAGAALFASFPEWYATLFSGFYLPLLLILLALIARGVSFEYRHQRDSLKWKRGIDRMIVIGSAVPAFLWGVAFANIVQGVPLDADHEYVGSLFTLLNPYGILGGLVTLLLFFTHGVYFVALKTDGQVRTDARKLAKTSGLATIVAAALFLVWTIIQAANNQAPLLMGVVAFSGIAALALIGSWVANLRDREGTAFTLGAITIVTAVAALFFALFPNVMPSTLEAGSGLTIENASSTDYTLTIMSWAALIFLPLVLAYQGWTYWVFRKRVTRARIEKAALVAH